The stretch of DNA TTTTTGAACAAGTAGAACTCTGGTGTGCAGACTGCTCGAAATGCTTTGGCAACTTCTTGAGACTGCAAGATCCAGTAGTATATCAAACAAAAGTAAGCAAAGAGTTCGAGAGATCACAGGGACTGCATCAGGAATATAGTGGGCAGACCTCATCATACAAATAAGGAAAAGAGTACTTCAACAATTTTGCCTCCTCAGCCATGTATTCAGGACCATCCTGCAGAATCAAAAGATTAATTTGTGTCCAAATGGGAAAACATGACAAGTTGCATCAACCATATTGGAGTAACACCTATTGACACAGAAGCGTCACAATACATAAGTTCAACAAGCAAAGAACAAAATGAGGCATCTCCCTAACTTTTCTACAACAATCCTTACTAATATGTACAACAACTTGAACTGAGACGGTACATAATACTATGAGTAGGAAATATTTCTAAGACATCATTCTGAAAGGGAAGCTCGTGAAAGCTCGCAATCAAACATATCGTCTTAGGGGCCAGCAGCAATAGCTACATGACTAAAACTAAACAAACTAACGAGTACGTTAAGAGACAACAACAACAGGATAGATATATCTGTGGTAAAAGTATTATTCATCAAAGATACTAGTTAAGTGATGCATTTTAAATAATATTCAAAGAGTAGACAGTTTGCAAATTGATCAACATGTGCATCATGTAATGAaattcatctttttaatatgggtAAGAAACAAAGCACATAAGAAGAAGATTTTTTTTATCACAAAGCTCAACGTAGTTATTTGTTTCTTCTAAAATGGGAGCATGTTTGTTCACTACATTATTCCAGTTAACTATACTCATTTTATTATCTGGATAGATGCTTTGATAATAAATTAAAGTAAAATATGAATTTTTGTAGAAAACCGTTTTAAGTTCTCTGGAAGAAGCGCCCTGGTTAAGTagtccctccgtcccataatgtaagacgttttttaacactagtgtcattacaggacggagggagtacatagaAAGGAACTAAAAGGTATTCATGCTTATTGGTTGTAAGTTGTAAAGGCTAACCTTGGGATATGTCACAATTGAATTTGAGGATATGGCGATAGAAGCAAGTCCTTTCTGCATTGCATTGTATCGATGTCAATTTAAGGCTACAAGCTCAAATCAAAGAGAACATTTCATCTGGTCTTCCAATGTGCTTACCTCCTTGTAGAATGAAGTGAGCGTTGCAATATCTTTTTTAAGATGTTTTACAAACGGACAGTGATTGCATATGAACATAACCTGAAAGAAAGACAAAGTTGATGAATGAGATGGTTAGTCAGCAAACTATAAGAACGGGCCTGTGTCAAACTCAAACACCTTCATCAACAATTACAATTATGTAAGAGCAGTTGGTTGTACAACTGAGTATTTTTCCTCAAGGGAGGGACACATGCAACAGTTCCTGTAAGAGCAGTTGGTTGAACACCTAAGCCTTTTTGGAGATGTGGGCTTTGGGGTAGAGAACCTCAACATCAGAGACAAATGTTTACTAACCAAGTGGCTGTTCAAACATCTCAATTAAGATGATGTGGCAAGAGTAGCTACGTGACAAATATCTTCCCTGTAAGTCCCTTCCACAAGTTGCGTGAATTGCGAGTGCACATCCACTGCCCTAGTCTAACTGAAGGTAACAAAACTGAGTTCTGAACAGATTAACCAAAAAAAAATCATTGACCAGCAAAGCAGGGCTGCCCTCGAAGTCATCCAGTGTCCAGATTTTCCCTGTCAGGGGCTCCGGGAGCTGCATGATCAGCAACAAGAAACCATAAAGAACAGCACAGCAACAACATCAGGCTTTAATCTTGATTAAAACATGGGCTAGAAACTTATAAAAAGCAAGCGCTTAAAGCGATGAAATGACCTCAAACTGGGGGGCGCGGAAGCCCTCGGAGACGCGGGTCGCCTCCAACCTGGCTGCGAGCATCAAGAGACATGGCAAAAGATTTCAAGCAACAATACAGATGAATATAAAAGAGCTTGGAACGAAATTCAGAAAAATTACGGCACTAGGGCTGCTTAC from Triticum urartu cultivar G1812 chromosome 3, Tu2.1, whole genome shotgun sequence encodes:
- the LOC125547236 gene encoding uncharacterized protein LOC125547236 encodes the protein MLAARLEATRVSEGFRAPQFELPEPLTGKIWTLDDFEGSPALLVMFICNHCPFVKHLKKDIATLTSFYKEKGLASIAISSNSIVTYPKDGPEYMAEEAKLLKYSFPYLYDESQEVAKAFRAVCTPEFYLFKKDEQRQFELFYHGQFDDSRPRNNVPVTGRDLSHAIDCVLNGEELPFYQKRSVGCSIKWHE